In the Trueperaceae bacterium genome, CCATGTTGCGCAGCGCGTCGCCGTTGGGCACGAGCGTCGCGACGAGCGACTCGGCCAGGGCGACGGTGAGCGCCGCCCCCAAGATGCCCCGGATGTTGCCCAGCCCGGCGAGGACGACGATGGCGAACGCCTTGAGCGTGAACCCGAGCCCGACCGTGGGGGTGGGCGACTGTATGACGCCGATCATCACCCCGCCGAGTCCGGCCAGGAGCGCGGAGAGGGCGAAGGCGACGAGGTACACGCGGTCGACCTCGAGCCCCACGAGGCCAGCCCCGATGCGGTTCTGCGCGACGGCCCGCATGGCGCGTCCCAACGGCGTCGAGGCGAGCATCCAGTAGAGGCCGGCCACGAGCACGAGCGAGATTACGAAGCTCCCGAGCGGCACGGCGCCGATGCTCACGCCGCCGACCTGGAAGCCCAACGAGCGGTAGGGCACGTTCGCGATGGTGCGGGGGTCGCCGCCCCAGATCAGGAGGGCCAGGTTCTGCAAGATGATGCCTATGCCGAAGGTCAGGAGCATCTGGTTGAGCTCGGGCGCCCGCAGCACGAAGCGGATGGAAGATAGGTAGATGAGCGCGCCGATCACGGCGAGGGCCGGCGCCACGAAGAGAAGCGACAGCAGCGGGTCGAACCCGAAGCCGACGAACAGCTGATAGGCGAGGAACGCGCCCACCATGAAGAACTCGCCGTGCGCGAAGTTGACGATCCCGATGACGCCGATGGCCAGCGCCAGCCCTACGGACACGAGCGCGTAGAGCCCGGAGGCGAGCACGCCGGACACGATGGCTTGGGGCAGGAGAGACAGGTCCATGGTGGTCTCGGGGCCTTCGGTCGGGGAGGGCGTGAGGAGAGCGCCCCCCCCGACCGAAGCGGTCAGCCTTACCGGCAGCTAGCCAGCGGCGCCGTGGCGCGCGCGAGCGGCCAGACGATCTCGCGGACGCCGTCCTGGAACTGGAAGACGTTCCACATCTCGGAGCCGAAGCCCTGGTGCAGGGCGATGACGGACGGCTTGAAGCTCCACTCGCCCATCGGCGACCGGAAGGTGCCGTTCTGCAGGGCCGCGATCACCGCGTCCTGGTCGGTGGTGCCGGCGGCGTTGATGGCGTCGGCGTAGCTCCAGAGCTGGGCGTACGCGAGCGCGGCCATGTAGTTGTCGGGCGCCTTGCCGTGCATGGCGACGTAGGCGTCGAGGAAGGTCTTCGCCTCGGCGTTCGGGAGGTTGGGCAGGTAGCCGATCAGGCCGGTCACGCACTGCGCCTCGGGGGCCGCGTCGAACTCGCTCGGCCATCCCGGAGGGGCGCCGAAGATGTACTGCGGGTCGTACTTGAGCTCGCGGATCTGGCTCGTGAGGGGCACGACGTCGGAGTCGTAGCCGATCCAGAAGAGGGCGTCGGCGCCGGACGCGGCCGCCTTGGCGATGGTCGCGCGGAAGTCGCCGGTGCCGCCCGTGAGGGTCGACTTGAAGGCCTCTACGAGCGGGACGCTCATGCCGGCGTCCTGGAGCAGGCCGGCCGCGGCGATGGCGCCCGGGCCGCCGAACGCGGAGTCCTCATGCAGCAGGGCGACGCTCTTCACGCCCGTGCTGGCCATGAAGGCCGTGCTTGCCTCGGTGTTCTGGTAGTCCCACGGGTGCACGTGGAAGAACCAGGGCTCCGCGCCCAGGAGCTCCTCGATGCCGTCGAAGCCGTCGATGCCGACGCCCGAGACGGCGCCACCGATCCACGACACGACGGGCTGGAAGGTGCGGAACGACTCGACGAGGGCGAGGGTCACGCCGGACGAGTAGCCGCCCGCGATGAACTCGACGCCGTCCTCGGTCATGAGCTTCTCGAAGGCGGCGACGCCGGTGGCGGCGTCGGCCTTCGTGTCCTCGATGACGATCTCGAGGGGCTGGCCGAGCACGCCGCCGGCCGCGTTGATCTCGGCGAGGGCGAGCTCGAAGCCGGCCTTCTGCGCCTGGCCGGTGCCGGCCGCGCCGCCCGTGAGGGGCGAGAGCACGCCGATGGTCACGCCTTGCGCCGTGGCGACGGCGAAGAGCGCGACTACGAGGGTTGCGATGATGCGCTTCATTCTTCCTCCTTCGTTGCTCCGGGTCTTTCCCGGTGTCGAACGGGTCTGGGTTGCGGCTGGGTACGCCGGTGGTGGTCGGCTCGGGTCTTCCGAGCGGTCTCGGGTTCGGTCTCGGGTCGGGCGCCCTCGGGGCTCATGTCATGCGTTCCCCCTTCGAGAAGGTCTTGGCGAGCAGTTCGCGGAAGGCGGCCGCGGCCTCGAGCGGCGGCGAGTGGCCGACCCCCTGCCAGGTGACGAGGGAAGCGTTCGGGTAGGCGGCGGCCGTGGCCGCGGCGGCCGCGGCGCCTATCAGCAGGTCGAGGCTGCCGTGCAGGACGGTGACGGGCACTTGCACGGCCGCCGTACGGCCCGACAGGTCGTAGGCGGCGAGGGCGCGGGCGTTGCCTTCGTAATGCCGCTCACCCATGGCGAGCGCGTCGTCCACCAGGTCGCTCATGTTCTCCGGCACCCGCGTGGGCATGATGGCCGCGAGGGCGGCGGCAAGGAAGGCCCGGTCGAGCCGGTAGGCCCTGAGGGCCGGGTAGTGCTCGTCCGGGGTGACGTAGCCGGCGGGCGGCGCAGAGTCGACGAGGAGCAGCCGCGCGACGAGCCCCGGGTGGCGCGCGGCGAGCGTCTGCGCGACCGCGCCGCCGAGGCTGTGCCCCACTACACCGGCGCGCACCACGCCCAGCCCGCGCAAGAACGCGGCCAGCGAGTCCGCCCAGGCGTCCACCCACTCCGCGGCGGGCCACTCCTCGGGGAAGTCGTCGGAGTGCGCGAAGCCGGGGAGGTCGGGCGCGATGAGGTCGAGGCCCGGCGGGGGGTCGGCGAGGAGCTCCCGCCACCACCTGTGGCTGGCGAAGTTCCCGTGGATCAGGAGGACGGGGGTGCCGGCGCCGGCCCGGTCGTAGCCGATCGCCGACTCGGCGACCTCGTCGCGGCGCGTCGGCCGCGCCACCGCTACCGTGAGCGAACGGGGTGCCTGTTGCCTGGCGGCCGCGCCGCTCTCCCCGCGCGCCGCGCGCTCGAAGCGTTGCCCCAGCTCCCGCTTGAGGATCTTGCCTGCGCCGCTCTTGGGCAGGCTGCTGGCGATCTCGATGTGCTTCGGCACCTTGTAGCGCGCCACGCGCGTACGCAGGTGCTCGCGCAGCTCGTCGCCCGTGGCGGCGGCGCCGGGCTTGAGGACGACGACGGCCAGGCCGACCTCGCCCCAGCGCTCGTCGGGCACACCGAGGACGGCGCACTCAGCGACGGCCGCGTGATCGTAGAGGGCTCTCTCCACCTCGACGGGGAACACGTTCTCGCCGCCCGAGATGAACATCTCCTTGCGCCTGCCCGCTATGGAGAAGAAGCCGTCTTCGTCGGTGGTGGCGAGGTCGCCCGTCCATAGCCAGCCGTCCTTCAGGACCTCGGCGGTGGCCGCCGGCCGCTCGAAGTAGCCGGAGAACACGTGCGGGCCGCGCAGCGTCAGCTCGCCGACCTCGCCCGGCGCGCACGGGCTCCCGTCGGCGCGACGGACGACGGCCTCCGCATGCAGGAGCGGCTTGCCGACGGACTCCGGCCGCTTGGCCGCCTCGGACGGCTCGATGGCGAAGCAGTTCACGCCCGCCTCCGTCAGCCCGTACCCCTGCCTGAAGCTGATGCCCCGCGCCGCGAACGCGTGGCGCACGGGCTCCGGGCACGCGGCCCCGCCCGAGATAGCCCAGCGGACCCGGCTCAGGTCGCGCGCGCCGAAGCTCGGGTCGGCGGCGAGCATGCCGTACATGGTCGGGACGAGGAAGAGGATGGTGGCGCCGAGCTCCTCGACGAGCCGCAGGTACTCGGCCGGTTCGAACCGGCTCTGCATGATGGTGCGGCCGCCCAGGTGGAAGAGGGGCGTGAGGAAGACGTTGACGGCGGCGTGGTAGCAGGGCGTGGCCTGCACGACGCAGTCCCCGTCGGTCAGGCCCCACGAGAACACGGTGTTGACGGCGTTGTAGCAGACCTGGCGGTACGGCAGCATGGCCCCCTTGGGCAGGCCCGTCGTGCCGCCGGTGAGGAGGATCATCTGCGGGTCCTCGGGGCCGAGGTCTGGCGCCGGCGCGGCGTGGAGATCGGCGGCGTCGAGCGCGTCGGCCCCCTGGGCCCCTGCTCCGCCTGCCGATGCGTTCCCGGCCGACACCGCGCGCTCGAAGGCGGCGAGGTCGAGGAGGGCCGCCGCTGCCACGTCGCGCGTGGTCGTGGACGCCGCCTCCACCGCGTGGTTCGCGCGCGCCGTCCCGGCGGCCGCGGCTCTTCCCGTATCGGACGCCGCCGCGGCCCCTTCGGCCGTCGCGCCGGCCAAGCCCGCATGCTCCGCGTCGTGCAGCACGACGCTCGGGCGCAGGTACTCTCCGAGGCCGCGCAGCTCCGCCTCGGAGAGGCGCACGTTGAGGGGGGTGTACACGAAGCCGAGCTTGGCGGTCGCCAGGATCAGGTCGACGTGCGCGATGTGGTTATGCGCCGCGATCGTCACCCGGTCGCCCTTGCCGACGCCCATGCTCGCCAGGAGGGCCGCCGCGCGCTGCGCGCGCTCGTTCAGCTCGGCGTAGGTGTGCCAACGGCCCTCCCACCAGAGGGCGTCGCGCTCCGGCGTGAGGTCGGCGCGGCGGGCGGCGACGTCGAGGATCACGGCTCCCCCCAGCGGAGCGCGATGGCGTTCCACACGTAGCCGACGCCGGCGGCGACCGCGACGGCGAGGTCGCCCGGGCGCAGCCGGCCCTGGTCGCGCGCGAGCTCGAGGGAGAGGAGCTGGTCCACCTGCCCGAGATGGCCGTAGTCGCTCAGGTAGACGCTCTGCTCGTCGCTCAACCCCAAGCGCTGGAGGAGGTAGTCATGTGCGCTGCGCTTGACGTGCAGCATGGCGAGGTACGCGATGTCCGAGGCGGTCGCGCCGCTGCGCGCCACGGCCTCCTCGACTACGCGCACGAAGTTCTCCAGGCTGACGGGCTCGAGGCGCGTCTTCATGCCGGCCGGGTCGGTGACGCGCAGGCGGTAGTCGACGACGTTATCGCGCGTCAGGGGCGCCTTCGTGCCGCCGACCGGCACGAGGACGTCGAGCGAGAAGCTGCCGTCCGTCACGATGCTCGAGCCGAGCAGCTCGTGGCCGGCGTCCCGTTGCACCACCGCGGCCCCGGCCCCGGCGCCCAGGTTGTACATGAAGCGCACGTCGGGGTCCTCGAGGTCGATGAGGTCGGAGTTCCGGTAGCCCCCGGCCACCAGCACGACGTTCACGCTCTCGTCGGCCTTGAGGAGGTCGCGCGCCTGCTTGAGGCCGAGGACGGCCGTGCCGCACTTCTGCCCGATGTCGTAGGCGTAGGCGTTGCGCGCCCCGACGTCGTAGGCGAGCTTGATGCCGGCCGTCCAGACCGGGTACTCCTTGTGCTCCTCCGTGATCGAGACGACGACGTCCACGTCCTCCGGCTGCACGTTCGCGTCGGCCAGCGCACGCTCGGCCGCCCATACCCCCATCGCCGTCGGGTGGTCGTCGGGGCCGGGCAGGACGCGCTGAGCGATGCCGAGCTTGTCCCTCACCACCCATTCGGGGAGCCCGCTGGCGGCGGCGAGCTCGGCCGCCGAGAGCCTGCCGACTGGAACGTACGTTCCGAGGCCGGTGACCCCTGGGCGGCTCATGCCGCGCCCCTGCCTGTGAACGGCGGGCGGCTCACGTCGGCCCCGCTGGCGGCCGGCTCATGCTCCGCGCTCCCCGCCGGGCGCGATCCCATGCGCGAGCAGGTCGAAGGTGGCGTCCAGCACGTTCCGAGGCGGCCTGCTGCGCTCCCAGATGGCGTAGCGCAAGCCCAGGAAGTGCGCCACGCCCATCAGCGCCCAGGCCTGGGCGCTGGCGTCGACGGTACGCAGCTCGCCGCGCGCCTGCGCGCGCTGCAGGTTGACCGTGTAGGAGTCGGCGAGCGTCTGGTAGTACTCGCGGTAGATGGAGTCGTCGACGAACTGCGACTCCATGACGACCTTGTACAGGTTCTGGTGCTCGAGGGCGAAGTCGATGAACGCCTCGAGGCCGAGCCTCTCGACCTCGAGGCGGTCTCTCGCCCCGGCGGTCCCCTCCGTGAGGGCGTGCCTGAGCTGGCGCCCCATGTCCTGCACGAGCTGGCGCAGGGCATCGGCCTTGGTGGGGAAGTAGAGGTAGAAGGTGCCCTGGGCCACCCCGGCCCGCCGCGTGATGTCGGAGACGGCCGTGGAGGCGAAGCCGTTCTCGCCGAACTCGGCCTCGGCCGCGGCGAGCAGCTTGCCGCGGGTCGCTTCGCCGCGTGCGGTGGTCGGGCGTGGGAGCGCGCTCAACTCTTCCCTTCCGTGGTCGGTGGCGCTAAGCCCGAGCCTGCGGCCGGGGTAAGCGTCCCAATATGACTACTGACTCAGTAGTCATATTGCGGTGGTAACCGACCGGCTGTCAAGCGGGGGGCTGCCGATAGCCCGCGGCGTCACGCGCCGAAACGAACGGCGCAGACGCACCGGATCGTCGGTGGTCGCTCGCGACCTCAGCTCGTAGCGGGCAGCTTGAGGTGCACCGCGCGCCTGCCGGCCAACCCGAGGAGCAGCCGGGCCGTCTCCGGGTGACATGTCAGGTAGAGGAGCTGATGCCGCTCGGCCAGTTTGGCGAGGACGCCCGCCAAGCGCTCCGCGCGCTCGGGGTCGGCGTTGACCAGGACCTCGTCGAGGACCAGAGGCAGCGCTACGTTGCCGGCCGAGAACGACTCGACGAGACCGAACCGGATGGCGAGGTAGAGCTGCTCCTGCGTGCCGCGGCTCAGCAGGCCGACGTCGAACGGTTCGTCGGCGCTGGTGAACGCGCGCAGCGCGCTGTCCTCGGCGAGGTGGACGCGCACGTAGCGTCCACCCGTCACGTCGGCGAGGTGGTGACCCGTCCTGCGCAGCACCTCGGGCACCTTCTCGCGTTCGTAGGCGGCCTTCGTGGAGGCGATGAGGTCCTTGGCGAGTCGAGCGACGAGCCACCGGCGGGCCTCGGAGCGCGCCTCGTTGGCCAGAGCGTCCATGGTGGCCAGGTAGCCGGCCAGGTCCGCCGAGCGCCCGAGGTCGCTCAAGGTCTGCTTCAGCGCGCCGGTCCTGCGCGTGAGGTCGTCGACCTGCCCGCCCAGGTGGCCGGAGCTAGCCCGGCTCTGGGCCAGGGCATGCTCCCAAGCCCGCGGGTCGCGTTCATCGAGCACCGCCGCCGCCTCGGCCGCCCGGACGCCGAAGAGGGCCTCGAGCTTCTGCTGCCCGGTTCGGATCACGTCCACCAGGCGCTCGCGCCGCTCGGCCAAGCCCCGCTCCAGCGCCTCGGCCCTCTCCACGGACTGCAGCCACTCGCTCACCGCCACGGTGGGGCCGAGGCCGTCGAAGGGGCGCTCCAGCTCGCGCGCCAGCGCGTTCGTGCGGTCCTCGAACGTCCTGGCGGACGCGCGGGCCTCCTTGAGCCTCACGGTCACGGCCGTGAGCCTCGCCACCCTGACCTGCAGGTCGGCGATTCTCGCGAGCAGCTCCGGCATGGTCTCGGGCGTAGCCCCGCTGGGCGCGCCGACGGACCGGCACCAGGCGTCCCACTCGGCCGCGCCGGCGCTCCTGGCCGCGGCCAGGGCCGCGAGCCGCGCCTCCCCCTGGGTAACGGCCCTGCGCCGGTGGGCGAGCTCGGCGCCGGCGCCGGCCTGCGCTTCCAGGACGGCCGCGCCCTCCTCCAGGAAGGTGAGCCGGTCCTCCACTTCCCTGGCGGCGGCGCGGGCTTCCGGCGCGCCGGCGCCCTCGGCGAGCCCGAGGCGGGCGCGTGCCTCGCCGAGGGCGGCCTCGGAGCGCCCGAGGTCGAGGCTCGCCTCTGCGGCGTTCGCGCGCAGCTCCGCCAGAGCGGAGTCGGCCGCCGTCCTGCCGCGCAGGGGCCAGAGCAGGAACCCGAGCGCGACGCCTATGGCCGCCGCGGCGCCGGCGACGGTCCTGCGCGTCTGCCATTCGACGAACGCCATGCCCGCGGCGCCGAGGACGGCCAGCGTCCACGCCGACCAGCGGACGGCGAGCGCGCCCCGATCGCGTTCGCCCGCCGCCTGCAGCTTCGCGAGCAGGTCCGCGTGGCGCGAGCGCGCGGCGCTCAGCTCGTCGAAGCGGTCGAGCAGCGTCGCCACGCCGAGCCGGCGCTCGCGCGCCCTTGCTAGGAGGGTCTCCAACGCTCTGCGGGGGTCGACGCTCGGACCTTGGGTGGGCCGGCCCGCCTTGGTCGCCCACGTCTCCACGCGCGCGGACGCGAACGCTAGGTCGCGCTCGGCGGCGCTCAGCTCGTGCCTCGCCGTATCCAGCGCGCCTTCGGACTGGTTGAGCGCGGTCGTGGCCGCGGCGGCGGCGGCCCTGGCAGCCTCGGCGTGCGCCTTCCAGGCTCCGGCCTCCGTGAAGGCCGCCAGGCGCGGTGGTCCCCATTGGGGCCCCAAACTGCGCAGTCCGTTCAGGCTCGTCTCGACGAGGCCGCGCTGTTCGGCTTCCAGCTCCATGACGTCCACTTTGGCGCGGCGGTAGGCGCCCAGGTCCGCGTGCAAGGACCGGATCGCGCCCGCGCTGCGCAGCCAGACGCTGGGGGGCGTGCCCCCCGCCCCGGGCGCGTTCAGGGCGCCCTCCTCGAGCTCCAACTGCCCAAGGTCGTCGAGCGCGCCGGCGCGCCCGCTCCAGTCCGGCCAGAGCTGCAGCAGCTTCTCGTGCCAGGCCGCGCTGTCGGCGGCCTCCCGCTGGTCCGAGCGTAGGGCTTCTGCCTCCGCGGCGATCGCGGCCAGCTCGGCGGTAAGTTGCT is a window encoding:
- a CDS encoding branched-chain amino acid ABC transporter permease — translated: MDLSLLPQAIVSGVLASGLYALVSVGLALAIGVIGIVNFAHGEFFMVGAFLAYQLFVGFGFDPLLSLLFVAPALAVIGALIYLSSIRFVLRAPELNQMLLTFGIGIILQNLALLIWGGDPRTIANVPYRSLGFQVGGVSIGAVPLGSFVISLVLVAGLYWMLASTPLGRAMRAVAQNRIGAGLVGLEVDRVYLVAFALSALLAGLGGVMIGVIQSPTPTVGLGFTLKAFAIVVLAGLGNIRGILGAALTVALAESLVATLVPNGDALRNMVFFAIIFVVLVWRSRRVA
- a CDS encoding ABC transporter substrate-binding protein; translated protein: MKRIIATLVVALFAVATAQGVTIGVLSPLTGGAAGTGQAQKAGFELALAEINAAGGVLGQPLEIVIEDTKADAATGVAAFEKLMTEDGVEFIAGGYSSGVTLALVESFRTFQPVVSWIGGAVSGVGIDGFDGIEELLGAEPWFFHVHPWDYQNTEASTAFMASTGVKSVALLHEDSAFGGPGAIAAAGLLQDAGMSVPLVEAFKSTLTGGTGDFRATIAKAAASGADALFWIGYDSDVVPLTSQIRELKYDPQYIFGAPPGWPSEFDAAPEAQCVTGLIGYLPNLPNAEAKTFLDAYVAMHGKAPDNYMAALAYAQLWSYADAINAAGTTDQDAVIAALQNGTFRSPMGEWSFKPSVIALHQGFGSEMWNVFQFQDGVREIVWPLARATAPLASCR
- a CDS encoding alpha/beta fold hydrolase, which codes for MILDVAARRADLTPERDALWWEGRWHTYAELNERAQRAAALLASMGVGKGDRVTIAAHNHIAHVDLILATAKLGFVYTPLNVRLSEAELRGLGEYLRPSVVLHDAEHAGLAGATAEGAAAASDTGRAAAAGTARANHAVEAASTTTRDVAAAALLDLAAFERAVSAGNASAGGAGAQGADALDAADLHAAPAPDLGPEDPQMILLTGGTTGLPKGAMLPYRQVCYNAVNTVFSWGLTDGDCVVQATPCYHAAVNVFLTPLFHLGGRTIMQSRFEPAEYLRLVEELGATILFLVPTMYGMLAADPSFGARDLSRVRWAISGGAACPEPVRHAFAARGISFRQGYGLTEAGVNCFAIEPSEAAKRPESVGKPLLHAEAVVRRADGSPCAPGEVGELTLRGPHVFSGYFERPAATAEVLKDGWLWTGDLATTDEDGFFSIAGRRKEMFISGGENVFPVEVERALYDHAAVAECAVLGVPDERWGEVGLAVVVLKPGAAATGDELREHLRTRVARYKVPKHIEIASSLPKSGAGKILKRELGQRFERAARGESGAAARQQAPRSLTVAVARPTRRDEVAESAIGYDRAGAGTPVLLIHGNFASHRWWRELLADPPPGLDLIAPDLPGFAHSDDFPEEWPAAEWVDAWADSLAAFLRGLGVVRAGVVGHSLGGAVAQTLAARHPGLVARLLLVDSAPPAGYVTPDEHYPALRAYRLDRAFLAAALAAIMPTRVPENMSDLVDDALAMGERHYEGNARALAAYDLSGRTAAVQVPVTVLHGSLDLLIGAAAAAATAAAYPNASLVTWQGVGHSPPLEAAAAFRELLAKTFSKGERMT
- a CDS encoding 3-oxoacyl-ACP synthase; the encoded protein is MSRPGVTGLGTYVPVGRLSAAELAAASGLPEWVVRDKLGIAQRVLPGPDDHPTAMGVWAAERALADANVQPEDVDVVVSITEEHKEYPVWTAGIKLAYDVGARNAYAYDIGQKCGTAVLGLKQARDLLKADESVNVVLVAGGYRNSDLIDLEDPDVRFMYNLGAGAGAAVVQRDAGHELLGSSIVTDGSFSLDVLVPVGGTKAPLTRDNVVDYRLRVTDPAGMKTRLEPVSLENFVRVVEEAVARSGATASDIAYLAMLHVKRSAHDYLLQRLGLSDEQSVYLSDYGHLGQVDQLLSLELARDQGRLRPGDLAVAVAAGVGYVWNAIALRWGEP
- a CDS encoding TetR/AcrR family transcriptional regulator, producing MSALPRPTTARGEATRGKLLAAAEAEFGENGFASTAVSDITRRAGVAQGTFYLYFPTKADALRQLVQDMGRQLRHALTEGTAGARDRLEVERLGLEAFIDFALEHQNLYKVVMESQFVDDSIYREYYQTLADSYTVNLQRAQARGELRTVDASAQAWALMGVAHFLGLRYAIWERSRPPRNVLDATFDLLAHGIAPGGERGA
- a CDS encoding AAA family ATPase produces the protein MHLGRVEVHEFRGLSGVEFDLAPTATPGLVVLEGPNEAGKSTLLAFVRALVFPESRGQGEHLKGSITLHDGENRYRLERNGGRSTTKLVDARTGAQLDGARLAAIVGNLDGNVYRNVFAFGLTELQAFDALTDDAVRERLYSAAVAGAGRSASAATTKLEAVTDKLLKPRAQSVLGDLARDLAEARRGAAQAASEARRYEQLTAELAAIAAEAEALRSDQREAADSAAWHEKLLQLWPDWSGRAGALDDLGQLELEEGALNAPGAGGTPPSVWLRSAGAIRSLHADLGAYRRAKVDVMELEAEQRGLVETSLNGLRSLGPQWGPPRLAAFTEAGAWKAHAEAARAAAAAATTALNQSEGALDTARHELSAAERDLAFASARVETWATKAGRPTQGPSVDPRRALETLLARARERRLGVATLLDRFDELSAARSRHADLLAKLQAAGERDRGALAVRWSAWTLAVLGAAGMAFVEWQTRRTVAGAAAAIGVALGFLLWPLRGRTAADSALAELRANAAEASLDLGRSEAALGEARARLGLAEGAGAPEARAAAREVEDRLTFLEEGAAVLEAQAGAGAELAHRRRAVTQGEARLAALAAARSAGAAEWDAWCRSVGAPSGATPETMPELLARIADLQVRVARLTAVTVRLKEARASARTFEDRTNALARELERPFDGLGPTVAVSEWLQSVERAEALERGLAERRERLVDVIRTGQQKLEALFGVRAAEAAAVLDERDPRAWEHALAQSRASSGHLGGQVDDLTRRTGALKQTLSDLGRSADLAGYLATMDALANEARSEARRWLVARLAKDLIASTKAAYEREKVPEVLRRTGHHLADVTGGRYVRVHLAEDSALRAFTSADEPFDVGLLSRGTQEQLYLAIRFGLVESFSAGNVALPLVLDEVLVNADPERAERLAGVLAKLAERHQLLYLTCHPETARLLLGLAGRRAVHLKLPATS